One window of Dendropsophus ebraccatus isolate aDenEbr1 chromosome 13, aDenEbr1.pat, whole genome shotgun sequence genomic DNA carries:
- the LYSET gene encoding lysosomal enzyme trafficking factor translates to MMNFRQRMGWIGVAFYLFVSAAAFYYVFEINETYNRLALEHVQPKPQTPGVEASWTHSLKARLLSLPFWLWGALFLVPYFQLFLFLYSCTRADPRTVGYCIIPICLAVLCNRHQSFVKASNQISRLQLIDT, encoded by the coding sequence ATGATGAATTTTCGGCAGCGGATGGGATGGATCGGAGTCGCCTTCTACCTCTTTGTCAGCGCCGCCGCTTTCTATTACGTCTTTGAAATCAATGAGACATACAACAGACTGGCGCTGGAGCACGTGCAGCCGAAGCCGCAGACCCCCGGGGTGGAGGCGTCATGGACACACTCGCTGAAGGCGCGCCTGCTGTCACTGCCCTTCTGGCTGTGGGGGGCGCTCTTCCTGGTCCCGTACTTCCAgctcttcctcttcctgtattCGTGCACCAGAGCTGACCCCCGCACGGTGGGCTACTGCATCATCCCCATCTGCCTGGCCGTCCTCTGCAACCGCCATCAGTCCTTCGTCAAAGCCTCCAATCAGATCAGCCGGCTGCAGTTGATTGACACGTGA